A window of the Acidobacteriota bacterium genome harbors these coding sequences:
- a CDS encoding histidine kinase has translation MFDEQVDALPAPRDSGSEALRPLVLRALLFLAGLTVLSVFTAVHMYFFYRQRDPIDWLEAFLSGFATWYPWVLLGPGVFFLGRRVPFEPGRWRLAVLVHLPAALVFGVLHGGLRAAAGPFVDTQPIPAGRIILGQLLLTALSYWVLLATHQAWMYYRRYRARELRTSQLESKLAQAQLEVLRMQLHPHFLFNTLHAVSALVHRDPDAADEMISQLSDLLRMTLDNFGVQEVSLREELEFIEKYLDIQQTRFRDRLRVVMDVPAETLDARVPNQALQPIVENAIKHGVAARTGEGQIEIRARGGRSMLRLTVRDDGPGLPATVNGRSVGIGLANIRARLKQLYGPLATLDLANHPRGGTLVTLLVPQPSPCPPGAARGEAA, from the coding sequence ATGTTCGACGAACAGGTCGACGCGCTGCCGGCGCCACGGGATTCGGGCTCCGAGGCCTTGAGGCCGCTCGTGCTCCGGGCGCTGCTGTTTCTCGCGGGCCTCACCGTGCTCAGCGTGTTCACCGCGGTGCACATGTACTTCTTCTACCGGCAGCGCGATCCCATCGACTGGCTCGAGGCGTTCCTGTCCGGCTTCGCGACGTGGTACCCGTGGGTGCTGCTCGGTCCGGGAGTGTTCTTTCTCGGGCGGCGGGTTCCGTTCGAGCCCGGGCGCTGGCGCCTTGCGGTACTGGTCCACCTGCCGGCCGCTCTGGTCTTCGGCGTGCTCCATGGAGGCCTGCGCGCCGCGGCTGGTCCCTTCGTCGACACTCAGCCCATCCCCGCCGGCCGGATCATCCTCGGGCAGCTTCTCCTCACGGCGCTCTCGTACTGGGTCCTCCTGGCCACCCACCAGGCGTGGATGTACTACCGCCGGTACCGCGCTCGCGAGCTGAGGACGTCCCAGCTCGAGTCGAAGCTGGCCCAGGCCCAGCTCGAGGTCCTCCGGATGCAGCTGCATCCGCACTTTCTCTTCAACACGCTCCACGCCGTCTCGGCCCTCGTCCATCGCGATCCGGACGCCGCCGACGAGATGATCTCGCAGCTGTCCGACCTGCTCCGCATGACGCTCGACAACTTCGGCGTCCAGGAGGTGTCCCTGCGTGAGGAGCTCGAGTTCATCGAGAAGTACCTCGACATCCAGCAGACGCGCTTCCGCGATCGCCTGCGCGTCGTGATGGACGTGCCCGCCGAGACACTCGACGCACGCGTGCCGAACCAGGCCCTTCAGCCGATCGTCGAGAACGCGATCAAGCACGGCGTGGCCGCCAGGACGGGTGAGGGCCAGATCGAGATTCGCGCTCGAGGCGGACGGTCGATGCTTCGGCTCACGGTGCGCGACGACGGGCCGGGGCTCCCGGCCACCGTCAACGGCCGGTCCGTGGGCATCGGGCTGGCGAACATCCGGGCTCGCCTGAAGCAGCTGTACGGGCCGCTTGCCACGCTCGATCTCGCCAACCATCCGAGGGGCGGCACCCTGGTGACGCTGCTCGTTCCGCAACCGTCGCCGTGTCCTCCGGGAGCGGCGCGTGGAGAGGCCGCATGA
- a CDS encoding M1 family metallopeptidase, which yields MRPCPRATGALVVVLAVGAGSGALAQVPSRSARVVDYRIEASLDPSAHRVDGRQRLTWRNPSSTDTVGEVWFHLYLNAFRNSQSTFLRERPALRASMAGTDDAWGSIVLTSFRLAGGADLTNAVRFADPRGINPDDRTLVRVPLPRPVPPRGTAVFEIDFVARLPKVVERTGHAGDFHMVAQWFPKIAVYEPAGRRGRTDGGWNAHQFHANAEFYSDFGRYEVALTVPSRFTVGATGVRTARVDHGDGTVTSTYVQEDVHDFAWTADPNLVELRETFSATADVSPAEYEETAALLGRSVEELRLSDVEIILLVQPLHRRQANRYFAAAKLALKWFGLWYGRYPYRTLTIVDPPRRGAGAAGMEYPTLVTGGTLQAVGYWPLSGLRMPEVVTVHEVGHQFWQGLVANHEGEEAWLDEGLTSYVTGKALERAFGRDATYVDLPGLRAGVADLARMGNTPWRRFARIRQPSWSYDAGYGFYSYQKPELALRTLEYLLGSETMARVMRAYHERWRFGHPSGDDFLAVVREVAGGDLDGFFSQVFDGYGVLDYEVAAVSTERVAPAHGLFDDGRLVSRRAAQQEADRRPLYESTVVVRRLGEVIVPTHIALKFEGREPERLAWDGQAPRKRFTFTRPERLEWADVDPDRGLWLDVNWLNNARRVEPDRRAPTIWTARWMLLMQYVFTWLGL from the coding sequence ATGCGGCCCTGCCCGCGCGCCACGGGCGCGCTCGTCGTCGTGCTCGCGGTGGGTGCCGGTTCCGGGGCACTGGCCCAGGTGCCCTCGCGATCGGCACGCGTGGTCGACTACCGCATCGAGGCCAGTCTCGACCCATCGGCCCACCGGGTCGACGGGCGGCAGCGCCTGACGTGGCGCAACCCGTCATCGACCGACACCGTCGGCGAAGTCTGGTTCCACCTCTACCTCAACGCGTTCAGGAACTCGCAGAGCACCTTCCTGCGCGAGCGCCCGGCGCTGCGCGCATCGATGGCCGGTACCGACGACGCGTGGGGCAGCATCGTGCTGACGTCGTTCCGGCTCGCAGGCGGGGCCGACCTGACGAACGCCGTGAGGTTCGCCGACCCACGTGGCATCAACCCCGACGATCGCACGCTCGTCAGGGTGCCCCTGCCACGTCCCGTGCCCCCGCGGGGCACGGCCGTCTTCGAGATCGACTTCGTGGCACGGCTGCCGAAGGTGGTCGAACGCACGGGACACGCGGGTGACTTCCACATGGTCGCGCAGTGGTTCCCGAAGATCGCCGTGTACGAACCGGCGGGGCGGCGCGGCCGGACCGACGGCGGGTGGAACGCCCACCAGTTCCACGCCAATGCCGAGTTCTACTCGGACTTCGGCCGGTACGAGGTCGCGCTGACCGTGCCCTCCCGCTTCACGGTCGGCGCCACCGGCGTGCGGACCGCGCGGGTCGACCACGGCGACGGCACGGTGACCTCGACCTACGTCCAGGAGGACGTGCACGATTTCGCGTGGACGGCCGACCCGAACCTCGTCGAACTGCGCGAGACGTTCTCCGCAACCGCCGACGTGTCGCCGGCGGAGTACGAAGAGACCGCCGCGCTCCTCGGGCGGTCGGTCGAGGAGCTGCGCCTGTCGGACGTCGAGATCATCCTGCTCGTCCAGCCGCTGCACCGGCGGCAGGCGAACCGGTACTTCGCCGCAGCGAAGCTCGCGCTGAAGTGGTTCGGCCTGTGGTACGGCCGCTACCCGTACCGCACGCTGACCATCGTCGACCCTCCGCGTCGAGGCGCCGGTGCGGCTGGCATGGAATACCCGACCCTGGTCACTGGCGGCACCCTCCAGGCCGTCGGCTACTGGCCGCTCTCTGGCCTGCGCATGCCGGAGGTGGTGACCGTGCACGAGGTCGGCCACCAGTTCTGGCAGGGACTCGTCGCCAATCACGAGGGAGAGGAGGCGTGGCTCGACGAGGGGCTGACGAGCTACGTCACGGGCAAGGCCCTGGAGCGGGCGTTCGGCCGCGATGCGACGTACGTCGACCTGCCGGGGTTGCGCGCCGGCGTCGCCGACCTGGCCCGGATGGGCAACACCCCCTGGCGGCGTTTCGCGCGAATCCGCCAGCCGTCCTGGTCGTACGACGCCGGGTACGGCTTCTATTCGTACCAGAAGCCCGAGCTGGCCTTGCGGACGCTCGAGTACCTGCTCGGCTCCGAGACGATGGCGCGCGTGATGCGCGCGTATCACGAGCGCTGGCGTTTCGGGCATCCGTCGGGTGACGACTTCCTGGCCGTCGTGCGCGAGGTCGCCGGCGGCGATCTCGACGGGTTCTTCTCGCAGGTCTTCGACGGATACGGCGTGCTCGACTACGAGGTCGCCGCTGTGTCGACCGAACGCGTCGCGCCAGCGCACGGCCTATTTGACGACGGCCGCCTCGTGTCGAGACGCGCGGCGCAGCAGGAGGCTGACCGCCGGCCTTTGTACGAGAGCACCGTGGTCGTGCGGCGGCTCGGCGAGGTCATCGTCCCGACGCACATTGCGCTGAAGTTCGAAGGCCGCGAGCCCGAACGGCTCGCATGGGACGGTCAGGCGCCGCGGAAGCGCTTCACGTTCACCCGTCCGGAGCGCCTCGAATGGGCCGACGTCGACCCCGACCGCGGCCTGTGGCTCGACGTCAACTGGCTGAACAACGCCCGCCGGGTCGAGCCAGATCGACGGGCGCCGACGATCTGGACCGCCCGCTGGATGCTGCTGATGCAGTACGTGTTCACGTGGCTGGGGTTGTGA
- a CDS encoding LytTR family DNA-binding domain-containing protein yields the protein MTIRTCIVDDEPLARERLRTLLAQESDIEVIAECADGGEAIRAIREQRPDLVFLDVQMPVVDGFGVLESLEGDAPPVVVFVTAYDQYALQAFDVHALDYLLKPFNGRRFRRAVQRARFELLKDGQAAGGVSQRLLSLLETLRQDKKPQERLVLKTAGRVTFLKVDEIDWIEAEGNYVRLHVGAHSHLLRETMKGIETKLDPERFIRIHRSTIVNTDRIKELQPLFHGEYAVTLQDGTRLTASRGPENKLRRMIDTRL from the coding sequence ATGACCATCCGAACGTGTATCGTCGACGACGAGCCGCTCGCCCGCGAACGGCTCCGCACCCTGCTGGCGCAGGAGTCGGACATCGAAGTCATCGCCGAATGCGCCGATGGCGGCGAGGCCATCCGCGCGATCAGGGAGCAGAGGCCCGACCTGGTGTTTCTCGACGTCCAGATGCCCGTCGTCGACGGCTTCGGCGTGCTGGAGTCGCTCGAGGGCGACGCGCCGCCCGTCGTGGTGTTCGTGACGGCCTACGACCAGTACGCGCTGCAGGCATTCGACGTGCACGCCCTCGACTACCTGCTCAAGCCTTTCAACGGGCGTCGATTCAGGCGAGCCGTGCAACGGGCGCGCTTCGAGCTCCTCAAGGACGGACAGGCGGCCGGCGGCGTGAGCCAGCGGCTGCTGTCGCTGCTCGAGACGTTGCGCCAGGACAAGAAGCCGCAGGAACGGCTGGTGCTCAAGACCGCTGGCCGCGTCACCTTTCTCAAGGTCGACGAGATCGACTGGATCGAAGCGGAGGGCAACTACGTCCGGCTCCACGTCGGGGCGCATTCCCACCTGCTGCGCGAGACGATGAAGGGCATCGAGACGAAGCTCGACCCCGAGCGGTTCATCCGCATCCACCGATCGACCATCGTGAACACGGATCGCATCAAGGAGCTCCAGCCGCTGTTCCATGGCGAGTACGCCGTGACGCTGCAGGACGGAACCCGTCTGACGGCGAGCCGAGGGCCCGAGAACAAGCTCCGGAGGATGATCGACACCCGGCTCTGA